The genomic segment CACTGCTTCGCCTGCATCGTCTGCAAACGGCAGCTGGCCACCGGCGACGAGTTCTACCTGATGGAGGACAGCAGGCTGGTCTGCAAGGCAGACTACGAGACCGCCAAGCAGAGAGGTACCCCTTGCCCCGTCTCTCTCATCACCCCCCTGGGGGCAAGAGGGAGACGGCCTGGGGTACTCTTGCCCTCTGGGACACGCTTATGGAGCGGGTGGGAGGGATGCCCGGCAGCATCTGCCGTCAGGGGGTGGCTGAAGGGAGGACGGGGGTCCCACGTCCGCGGGAACACTCCGTGGTGACTTCGCCTCTAACCCGCGCCGTGTCGGCAGAGGCTGAGTCCACGGCCAAGAGGCCCCGCACCACCATCACGGCCAAGCAGCTGGAAACCTTGAAAAACGCCTACAACAACTCGCCCAAGCCGGCGCGGCACGTCCGGGAGCAGCTTTCATCGGAGACGGGGCTGGACATGCGGGTGGTGCAGGTGAGACGGGGCGGCCCTCACTCCCCGCCGGCTCTGTCCGGGCGGCGGGGAAGGGGCCGGTCCCGCAGAGAGCGAGCTCCCCGGTGTGTCCTGCTTGCAGGTCTGGTTCCAGAACCGCCGGGCTAAAGAGAAAAGGCTGAAGAAGGATGCGGGGAGGCAGCGGTGGGGTCAGTACTTCAGGAACATGAAGCGATCCCGGGGGACCTCCAAGTCCGACAAGGACAGCATCCAGGAGGAGGGGCCCGACAGCGACGCCGAGGTCTCCTTCACAGGTCGGGGCTTTGCCGAGTGCGGTCTGTGCCCTCCCTGTAAAGCTGCTTTCCGTGTCGAGGCTTCTTTCACTCCCTCGGTGCTCCGTTAATAATTTTCGGCCTTAATATAAGGAATGAAAACAAGCGCCCAAGGCAGGAGAAGGGCAGAGCTGCGGGATTTGCCGCGGTGCGGCCCCGGCTGCCCGGTCGtggctgaggagctgcagggagacCCCGCTCCCCCTCCGGGGGGGCCGTGTCAGCTCCTaaaagctgcagggagagctCCCCGGGCAGGCGCTGCGGCTCTTAGAGCCTCTGCTCATAAACAGCCTTTCCAAGAGACTCTTGGAAATACGAAAACCAGGGAGTCTGAAATCACAGCATGTTTCTGTGGGAAAAGTGTATAGAATTTATTTTCATCCTCTTTAGGGGTGCTTTATCTGCGCAGTCACTAGTTAGATCTCCATTTTCCGTGGGGGCTGTTTGCTCTCCACTGTGCTCTACAAGGGAGATCGCTGTGTGTTAGGAGGTTTCTGCATCGGAGGGTCTCATTTTGAGGGCAGACGTTTCTACCGGGGGAGGTCGGTGTCTGCTGTGGGGGCACATTCTGCGCTCCAGAGCTGCCCCACGGCCCAGTGGTCTCTGCTGACGGTATCTGGTCTGTGCTACTACAGCACCCACATGCGCATGTGTATGCGCGTATTGTTTTTAGGAAGCCAGGAGAGAAGCTGAAATGCAAAACTCTGTGTACATATTTACACAGACACGCGTCTATAATGCATGTATGTTTATACACAcacagctttgcatctcagctcCTCTCCCATGTTCCTAAAAACTATTTGCTTTTCGAGTCTCTTTATACACACTGTGCAGCAACATCATTAAATATGAATATACTATAAATAATAACGAAAAAATGGTGAACAATTACTGATAGCTTGACGCCACAGACAGGTTTGTATCCCAGGCAACAGAGCAGCTCTCACTGCCCATAAAGCCCCTAACGAGTGCAAACAATTTTTGCTGTTAACTCAGAAAATATTGCTCATGTTTCAGAAGAGTTTTTAAGTCTTACAAATACATTTCATTAGCCTGTTCCTGAGCAGACAAATACTGCTGAGAttgaatatatattatttttttttctgagcaatgGAGAATTTTTATTGCGTTGGTGAATGTTCAGGTAGCTCCTAAAATTCATATCAAAATTCAAGATAAACATCAAAGCCAGATAGAAGCACAGAACAAAAGGTGGAAAGACATTGAACTCACAGTCCCTGTTAAAGGATTATTTCTAAATCACGGTTTTATATTTTAGTATGTACTTTTCATGCATATATTTAAAATCCAAAATGTATTAGATATTTGTACTCTGAAAAAATAACAATCCTGTGGCGTCTGTGAAGATCCATCAACCAGGATGGGAATAATAAGGAATTACAAGTGGCAAGAGGGGGCTGCTCAGCTCCATCCATCTAATCTATTTACACCCAGAGCTTGCGGGAGTTCCCGTGCGGAACTGCCAGCCGCGGCCATTACTCTCCCAGTAAAACCAGTCTGTTCCCCTTTCAGACGAGCCCTCCATGTCCGAAATGAGCCATTCCAACGGGATTTACAGCAATCTCAATGAAGCATCCCCTGCTCTGGGGAGACAGGCTGGGACCAACGGGAGCTTTACTCTGGATCACAGCGGCATCCCAGCTCAGGACCAGTACCATGACCTGCGATCCACCAGCCCCTACGGGATTCCCCAGTCACCGGCGTCCTTGCAAGCGCTGCCAGGCCACCAGCCTTTAATCACCAGCTTGGTTTACCCAGACAACGGCTTGGGCATCATGGGACAAAGCGGACAAGGGGTGCCCCAGCCCATGAGGGTCCTGGCTGGGAACGGACCCAGCTCCGACCTCTCCACCGGCAGCAGCGGCGGGTACCCGGATTTCCCTGCCAGCCCAGCCTCTTGGCTGGATGAAGTCGACCACGCTCAGTTTTGATGCAGGGTCCAGCACCGTGCAGCGGGGAGGGAAAGGACTCGGTGCCGTTGAACATCGTCTGCTCTTGGGAATGACGGACGGACAAACTGAGGGTGCTGAGCGGGGCAGGACAGCGCGAGGAGGTGCAGAGAGCGGCTTTGCTTTCGGAGGGGTCGGCAGAGGACGGGGGCACCGCAGTGATGAGCACCCGGAGCATCCAAACGCAACTGATTATTGTGTCTTTACTAAACACCGAGACTTGTGCTTTACAGAGTTGAGATGAGGTATCTGCTCTCTGTTGTCAGTGCATTCTGCAGAGCAAGGACTTGCTTCACCACCCGGCCACACCAAGACcttttaaagagaaaagaaagtcCTCACCCCCAGTAAAAGGTGTGACAATGTCTATATTTCTATAGGGGAAATGTTAATAGTGAATCACTTCAGAAATCCATGGTAGAAAACTTCTCTGTTCTTccagcagatttttaaaaagcgcACCGGTGCggtatgttttgttttattttggatttACATTAACTTTTCTAAAATGAGATGCTCTTTAATATGCCAATCACTTATCAACGAcctttttcctttgtaaaatgaAAATCATATATTAATTCTGCTTCTCACCTTTTTTAATTTGTAGATTGCTAGCTTTATTCTTCCATGTAAGCATTAAACCGTGAATAGATGTATTTATTACCAAACAACTACACCTTTATCGCGAGGTCAGGAAGCGGTTTTTCTAGCCCCAGGAACACTAGCAGCTCCGGGTTGTGAATTTGACGCTTTTCTTTCGAATTCCTTCGCAACGGTTTCACTGCAAAGTGTCTCAGAAATCACCCTGATGTCTTGTTGCCAAATAATTCTCGGGGGTGTCTCGGAGGGGGGGTTCGGCTGGTTCGGTTCCAGCCGCTCTGCAGCGAGCACACGCCTCCCTGTTCCAGGCTCTTCTGTATTTCCACAGATCCCGCGTGGGCTGATTGTGAGCAAAGGCAAAGACGATATGTGTATTGTTCTCTGTAAAAATTATCCAATTAAGTGTAGATTCTGTGAATGTCCAGTGTCTTTTATTTATATTCTCGCTTTCTCTCTGATGATCAAATACTTCAAGATTACAAATAAATTTGTCAGCTAAGCTTTAAATAGTCTTTTGCTAAATTTACATCAAAAGCGTCGATATAGGTAAATACAACACCTGAAACTAGAAAAGCCCTCAAAACTCAATGCCATGGCTCGACAAAGTGTTGAAATCTTCTCTCCCCTTTAAATACAGGAGCAAACCCACCAACCTAAAAATGCTTTGATAAGCTGAAACAAAAAGTAATGACAGTTTTGGAGGCTGGTAATCCTTGGGAAACCCAAACAGTATTGCTCTGTGCACGCACAGGCTTGGAGTGCGGTCAGGCTATTTTTGATGGTTTATGGTTATTTTTCAGCATTCATCACAAAGGCAGAAATCCataaagcagaaatctgtgctGATAAAGCAATAGCAGAGTCTGATATTGCCTGTCTGTGAACAGAGTGTTGTGCACACCAAACACTATAATATATTGGAATATTTCAGagcaaaatcagaaagaaaattttaaaaaccctAAGGAATGAAGCCTGACCAAACATACGCATcccgtgtgtgtatgcacacgaGAGGTGCGTGCACATGTATCTTCATATAAATATGTCTGTGATCACACTCCCTGGAGCAGAGTGACTTTGCTGAAGTGTCTGATGTAAGAATGAGATGAGACACCTGTGAAAGCACAAGGGCTCCGAGCCCCGAACCCCCCTGGGGACTTCATGAATATTCATCTGTGTTGCACCAACCGCCCCTGAGAGCGCGCGGATCTGAGCGCAGCATCGCGGGCTCGCCGGGGGCCGGTGCTGGCACTGGGAAGCTCCAGGTTTTCATTCCTCCTCTTTTCTAAAGGTCACATCGCCACGGCCGGCATGGGGTGACGTGTCCTTGTCCCCACTCCCTTGCTGTCCTCACCCTGGCTGTTTTGCAGCTGCGGGGGACACGTGCTGCCCTTCAAACCCGCTTGTCGCAGCCTTGCTTGGTGAGGGTGGGACACCGCCGTCTCCAGAAGCCAGCAGGTATTGACAGTATTTGTAGAAAGATGTAGACTTGCAAACTCCTTGTTAACCATCTCTACAGCTTCTCCCCCTCTTGTTACACTTGATTTGCTTCCGAGAGAAGAAACACGTCCGTTTTCTGCTCCGTGAGCCATCAGGAGCCTGCCCAAAGCGAAGCAGGTGGCACATGTGCTGCCTTAGCGCTGCAATATTCACCCAACAGGGAAACCCACcctcttctttccctcttttcagGAGACCCGACCCAAGAGCTaaggcagggaagggagaaaccgcCCTGTGCGACACCATGGGGCTTTTGGTCTAAAAACACCATACCAGCTTAAACCCAGGGGTGATATGTGCAAATATGCTTGTGTCTCTGCTCCCGTGGGACTTTTTGGATGGATGATGCTTTGGCTGTTGTAGCCAGGGTAGAATTTTGCCCCATTTGGGTCTCAGCTCAGTGCTGGGTTCAGGACCAAGAGTCTGGagctgcttttccttccttctccagaACTGAACAATAAAGAGCCAACTGTTGCTCCAAcccgcaggcacatcgcaaggaCAACGAGACTCATGGAGTAGTTAGAAAATGGTGGGATTTTAGAAAGCAGATCACAAAACTTCACCCGAGCAGAAAACAAGAGTTCGTATTTTCAAGAATTTAGTGGTTTCTGCTCTCTTGAGCTGTGATCTGGAAACCCCCCCATCAGTTCTGGGTGTTCTGCATCAAAACATTTTGGCAGTTCAAATATAAATAGTATTTTCCTAGAAAATACTAAAAAAGGCTATAGAAGTCtcttatttccttaaaaaaagagggaaataagaacagaaagacagaaatataGTTGACTTAGGACAACAATCTTGTCATAAACCCAAAATCTAGAAGCTGTAGATATTGAACATTTATCGTATAGATTTTTTTCCACAGTTTCCCTCCCAGCAAATAACGGGCGCTGTTGTTCCTGTCACCCCGGGAATTCCCAGCGGATGGTTGGATTTAGGGAAGGAAGAAATGCAGATTTCTCTCAGCCTTTGTGCTGTGCTCTGAAAGGCAGAAGGGGCTGAAAGGTGCCGTTCGGTGCTTGTGCTCGTCTGAACACGGAGAAGAGCTCCCCGAACACCCTGATATCGAATGCAGGGGTTGCATTTCAGCCTCTCCTTTCAGGGCCGAGGCTCGGCGATGCCATTAATATAAATGCTTTCTTCCCATTAAAAAGGAAACCGATTTGaaagaagcaaataaaaccaaCGCCACCCAACTGACTGACAGCCTGTAAAAGCCAAACAGAATTAGGAAGAGGGGTTTGCGTTGCTCAGTTTGCAGGTGAGCTTTACCACCTCGGCTGGTTTGCCTGAGCGCAGGCAATTTTCGTGCTATCAGCAAGGAAATCTAGCGCAAGGCTTGGTGACCTCAGTGCCTCTTTGGGAACATCGGTGTCCCTTTGGGGTGTGGGCCAGGTGAATCCTCACCCGTGGGGAGCAGGGAAAGGGCCAGGTCATCCTTGGGGTCCCTGCTGATGTTTCCTCCCCAATGTGTCAGAGCATCCCATGACAGGCGCCCTCACACCCCACGCATCCCCCTCACCGCTCCCTGCGagcaccaggggctgcaggaACAAGGCAGGAAAGCGAAGTCCCATATGATTTGTACACTGAAATAACATTTCAAAGCAGCAAATGACTTTGTTAAAACCTGACAAGAAAACCAAGCTAGCAAAAATACGCCAAGGAAAAGAGCATAGGTGTTtaaattagggtttttttccctttctgacaTCTTTATGATGTGCCTAGGTGGGAGTGCATTTTGCACTAAACCGCACGTGCAGGCGTGTTTGTTGGCACACGGGTGGAGCGAATATGGAGCAGAGCCTGGGGAAGACGTTGATTTAGGATGCAGGAGGCACAGCTTCCGTGCTCAGCATTTTGCAGTCTGgggatgaaaaataatttaatagccAAATACGCAAGGCTTCTGGATTTCAATGAACTTTCCCATGTTAGAACACAGTTTCTGCATATTATTTCTCTTGCAGGatacatgtatttatatatacatatatgtgtgtgtgaggggAGTGTCAGGAAGGTATGTGTGCTGCCTACAGAAAACACAGACAGAAGATGATCCCAGGTAGCAGTGATGCTCCTGGGAGGAATATCGGGATGGAGGggacctgggtcccttcccgcacAGCTGATGACCCGACTGATGTGCTGCCTGTGAAGCTGCTCTGAGCCCAGGGGAAACACAGAGGAAAGGTAACAAACACCCCAGTCCTGACTCACCAGGGATGTTGTCTGACATTTATATAAGACCTGGACCCTCCTCTCGCAGTGGAGGCAGAGCCGCCGGCTGGGGTGAAGGAGAGACCACAGAGGTTTGGACCCAGTAAATATTCCAGCAAAGATGCTGTATTTTAACCAGCAATTTTCATTAAGAGCAGCCCCCGGTTCAGACAAAAACGAACTCCACACCTTCCTTTAGCTCCCCAGTTATTTTTCCACTGTGGTTTGAAGAGCATCTCTGTCTCCCCAAGGAGGACAGAGCCACTTGCTGCCAGTATCTGCCTGACCCGCGCTGTGTCCCGCTCCACCCGGGCACGGGCTGCTTCCAGCTCCTATGCTGGAGCCTGTAAAAAGTCTCCGAGTCAGCTGGAGGCGAGTAAATCATTCCTGACAGCTACATCTCTACAGGGCAGTTAGAATTAATGTAACAATTTGGCGTTTAATGAAGCAACAACACGCTGGGCTGCAGAGAATAGCCGGGACCTGCTGCAGTCACATTATAATCCCGGAGGGACCCAAACGGCAGCGACTCCATCAGATGCCGACTCGTCAGGCTGAGCAAACCGCCGGGGGGGGGGTTGGGAAGGCGCTGCCCCCTCCAGCTGGGGCACAACCAGCGTGGGCCACCTGAGCACAGCGGGGGGGACCGACCGTggctctgaaccccaaatcctgcagcccggaGCTCCCGGGATGGGGCGGAGGGAAGGAGCAGCGGGGATGCGAGGGCACGTCGGTCGCGTTGCTCACGCGTCTCTGCCGGGAAACGCGGCCTCGTCCCAAGGCAGGTCACGGAGATGCTGGATCAATGTTGTTTGTGTACAAAAAATACCTTCTGAAGCTTGTCAGAAGAGTGGAGAAAATAAGTCAGCGGTGGAGGCCCTGGGCGGGGGGAGCTGGCAGAACAATATGTTTTGTAAATGTAAACCAGCTTGATCAGGTGCTTTGCATCCAGAAGTCTTTTATTTCTGCAGAAGCTGCAGGTATTCCAGCCACCTCCAGGATCTTAAAAACACCCACTGCACGAGGGAGGGAAGGGACAAATGCAAATGATGTTGGAGACAATCTCCTGTTTCTATGTATATACACATGCTCTCAAAGCATTGCGGTTTGCAACAGCTTGgatgctttaaaataaatcaagcagtgcattttttttttccccctctcgcTTTTAAATGAAACCTCGGCACAAAACGCCATCCCCTCGCTTCCAAAACCACCCCGGCTGGTTCTCCTCCCGGGGCCGGCCGCTGTGCGTGTGGCCATAAACCTCCACGCGTTTTGTTGTGGAGCCTCATGGTCACCGGCTTTAAGGGCTTGACAGGTTTATAAAGTGCTGAGTGTCCCCGAGGGAGCGCGGCACTGTTTGCAGGGAAGATGAAGCGTGCCATATCCAGCTGGTCTAACAAGGCAGCGGGAAATCTAAATTAATTCAGGAATCACTTCTGTTTTTCCGAGGGAGGATGTTGTTCTCAATCTATGGAAATTGCACAGCAGAATACTTATGAACAGCAGGCACGGGGGGCGCGACACCAGGCTCCCCTCTTGTACAGTGGTGTAAATCAGGGGGAATTGAGCAGAAGTGCAAAGCAGCAGAGTGAAAAGGAGACCCCAGAGCTGTGTCCCCAcacagggcaggatttggggttgtttaTTTCCACTTGAAACAGCTGATTTACTCAAACCTGCCTGTAGAGAAGGATTGGCCTCAACAAGTCCCACCTGGGCTGTGCAGGTGAGGCCAGGGGGTCATTTAATGGCTCCTGGCTGCATTTTGCTTAGGGCTGTGTTCTGGCTGGTTCCTGGCTGTCCTCAAGCATCACGGGGTCACCATGTATTGAACACTTGGGATCTGGGATTGAGCCTTTTCTCTGTGCCCAAGGTCAGTTGTGGGGGTTTTAGAGGAGGCTGTTGCAGGTTCATGGGGTGTGGGGTTGATCTCATCTCCAGAATGTGGTGCTTGGTGTTTCCCCAGGCTCTGTCCTGGCATTTGTGTGGGCCACAGACTAACCAGTATGTGTTTATATCCATAAGGAGCTTGGTTCCTAACATGTGATTCTTTTCTCatctaaaaaacccccaaacaaacctcAGATGGTCTCAGCTTGAGGTACAATAAGCCTTTACTTTACCACAGCCTCTGCTTGAGGGCCTGGAGGTGTTTGTTGGTTCCTTTTTGTGAGGCTGCACAATGCTGAGCTGTGGCTGCTTTTCCTTCTGCAAGCTGGAATAGGCTCTGTTGGGATTTGTTTTCTCAAATATGAACTATAATTTGGAAGGCAGATACCTTTCTGGAGATGATGCTGAAATTCCTGCTTGTTGTCTGCTGCCTCCTCTCTGTGTGCTGTGGGTGGAGGGGTCATGACAAACAAGCGGTAGTAGTGGTGTTAAAGTTATTTGTTGTAATTATGTCCTTCGGAAAACTAAGTCAAATATGCAGTGTGGTCCTTGGTACCCTGTTCATGTGGGCCAGGGTGCAGACCCATGGGTCCCCTcaagcaggagcagctctgctggctctGAGCAGCCCCAACCCAGAGCCACAGGGACCCTCTGGCTAAACGAGGGAGGATTTGGACAGCAGACCTCAGTGCTTGGGAACTGGGCTCCAGTTGTTGAGTTTATCACATTGAATTGGCTTCATATGAGATGGGGCTTTTATGAGAGTGATTGAGAAGGAGCAGCGCCAGGTCCTGCTTCTGTTCCTTGCCACCAGCAGTACTTAGCACagccttttcattttcatttctgaacGCACCCTCCTCACCATGGCCTGTTTCCGACAGGAGGCTGCCATCAACTTCAGAATTAATTTTCCTGGACTATCCTAATCATTCTAGTTGAAACATCCCCTTGTTATGCTCTTATTGGTACTTGGCTCTGGGGGATAAGGGTGTTTTGATGAACCTGCCTGATGTGGCAAAATTAAAACTTATTCTGGTTTTAATTTGTACTAATCATACACTCTGAAATAAAGAATTGGTCCCCCAAGTGTTTTTCTGGACTAGAGGACTAGGCTCATTTATTTGTACAGATTAATACACTGCATGCTAATTGTGGGATGCTGATATTAGCCAGTCTGTGGCAACAGAGGCAGCGTAACCCCATCAAGTCAGTCTGGAGACATAGCTGTAGCCAGATCCATTGAAACACAGATTCGTGCTGGTTTTATCACTAGATTTGCCAACTGGAATATCatcattttcagaaataaattccCTTGTGTTAATTGAAGCAATTCAATAACTCAGAAGAACACTAATTGAACATGCTTTGATCAGATGGGATATTTCTTTCCCCCTTCAGCAGACAGGGCAGTGGGTTACGTCCTGTGTGCAAGTTTAACTGTTCAGACCAAATGCAGCAGGATATGGTGGGATCCTGATCAACCCCGCGATGAGCAGCGCCCACAGGAGCTGTCACTGAAATAACTGAGTGCTCAGCTCAGATTTTTGCAGGCTGGTGCTCAGTATCAGGCCTGACTGCGGTGGGCAGCCAGAAGACATGTCCTTGTGCCCCAGTGCCTGCCCTGGGGGTAGGAAGTCCCTCCATGCTTGGGGGTGGCTGGGTGAGGTCCCCTTGTGCCACCCGAGCTGTTGACACCTTTGGGTTTTTGGGCCCTGGAGCTGAGTGACCCTGTGTTTCTCCTTCAGGCACAGCACAGCTGGAATGCGATCGCTTTTGTGGCTCTGTGGGTTGACACGTTACTTGTCATGAATATTATATCAAGCCAAGCAGAGATCGAGTTGCAGCGCGTGGAGCCTTGGTGCAGTTGTTCTTTCCCAACAGGTTGTGGGGAGAGGGCTGGGGTGCTTGGGGTGGAACTGGCAGCAGAAATATGACTGAAATTTGTTGAAGGTTTGTGTTTCTTGCTCCATCACCCTGGTTTGCTGCATCTGTGGGGACAGGAGTTACTCAGGGTCACCTCCTGCCTCCACCATGGTAGAGGTTTTGCCTTCTTTTGGTCTTGACAGAGGATGTAGGAAGATAAAAACAGAGTCCTCTTTATTTTCTAAGACCATTCCTGCTCCTGCTGTGAGtcagggcaaggggaaggtgtCAAACTTCAGCCCACTCTGGGGAATGGCCAATTATGAGCATGGAGGTCAAACTCACCCTGGAAAAGCGGAGTCGAAGGCACATGTGCTCAAGGTAGAAAGACACCAGTGGtttaaaggagaaaacaaaccacacagaAAACCACTGCAGGCTGCATTATCTGCGTTTTGGGAGCTATGTCACTTCCCACTGATCAGCCAGTCGTGCTAATGAGAAGGCTGGCTCTGAAGTCACCTCTCCTCCATTAATTTAAGTTGTTTGGTGTGAAGCAGTGAAGAGGGATTGAGGAAGGGCTGTAGATGCAGTTACACTTTCCATAGATGCTGCTGGGTATCCATTATGGCTTGTGAAAGCCTTGTCAACATTTTTCCAAGGAAGAATGAAAATGCAAATAACTTTAAAATGATTCAGTGTCACTGTGGTGTGGAAAAAGGTCATGCTGCTGGAGACCATGTATCTCTTTTGCCAATTTAAAGAGCTTTTTTCCTGTTACATTTTttgaaattaatgtttttaaacaTTACCCGAAGTAATGTTAACAATCATGGGGTTTACGGGATTGATTGTTATGCAGGTTGGGATTTAAATTGAAAAAGATTTGGTTTAGGTAGCTGTTGTTTGGGGGGGTTCAACAGACTTTTTGATTTATTGCTTATACAAATGTTTGTGCAATTTAATGAAAAGACAAAACTAGATCCTGAGTTCCCATGCAAACATGAGTAGAATATACTTTGGGAGCGAGTATGGGATTGTGGAAGGAGATCTTGTGTGTGGGGATAAATGTTGAAGAATATAAATCTGAGGAGAGCCTGAAGGCACAAGGGGCTCATTTACAGATTAAGGGTTGGAGAGAAGATAAACTGGAGACTCAGTTTCCCTGTAGCCCCATGTAGTGCTGCTCATCGCTGCTCTGCGAATCCACAGCACAGTGGAAAGTCTGTACCTGCTGATGCGCTTGGCAAAGACCCAGCCCTGAGCTGGAGTTCCCATGTCTGTCTGGTGTCTGTCACCTCGGACACCAATGGTCTGGTGTGGGTTTTGGTACCTGTAACCTGCCAAGCACCAATACAAGGGCAAACCTCTGCCTGGACACAGAAGGTGAGGTCCCTGAGGGTGGGACCTTGGAAATAAGGGCTGGGTGTTAAGAATTAAAGTTTGGGCTTGTCAGTGTGGTTTAAAGAGTAACGCTTGGAAAGAAAGGGGTAAAGATGCTCTCTGCATCTGACACGGGGAAGCCCCACATGTGTCCCCCAAAGGGTGACAGTGACAGACTGTCAGGGAAGGTTGGCCAGGGCTACCTGTTCCCTGCACAGCCCACAAACCACAGTTGGCCAAGACATTCTCGTCAGCCCATCCGCTCCAGctgtcccacagcagtgcccacaTGAAGCTGATCTCCTGTTGAGTCACTTCTGACTGGGGAAACAGGTGACACCTGTGAAAGGTTTTGTGCTCTTCTGCACAGGAAGAATTTTGACAGTGCTGAACCATGGtttggggaagggaaaaaaaatagctgtgCTCTTAATAGAAGTGCTCGGCCTGCTGAGATGTACTTGCATTTTTCACCTCTGTTGCCCCTGCTACATCAAGTGTGAGGgagcaggggatgccacagctggtgctttgcatgtaattttcaccCTCTTGTTAATGACCTTGCAGGGATTAGCATGGCCTTCTCCATATGCCAGTAGATTATGTCTGTTGGCAGCTGCTACTACTGGAGCAAAATGGGATAGTTTTCATTAGGAGTGCTTGACACTAGGTTGCCCTGGGTGTCGTCAATTCTAAACTGTCAGTGCCTTTGAATAAAGCAGCGTACAGATGTGATTTATTAGATGTGTTGCTGCTTTGCTGAAAATGTGGCATTTTCAAGTCAGCAAGGTCTTGTAGAAGTGTGAAAGGGACCTTATCGCTCTTCCCTA from the Patagioenas fasciata isolate bPatFas1 chromosome 20, bPatFas1.hap1, whole genome shotgun sequence genome contains:
- the LHX3 gene encoding LIM/homeobox protein Lhx3 isoform X1 encodes the protein MLLERVRAGSEKAAELCPFPRSPEIPLCAGCNQHIVDRFILKVLDRHWHSKCLKCSDCQTQLSEKCFSRGDGVYCKEDFFKRFGTKCAACQQGIPPTQVVRRAQDFVYHLHCFACIVCKRQLATGDEFYLMEDSRLVCKADYETAKQREAESTAKRPRTTITAKQLETLKNAYNNSPKPARHVREQLSSETGLDMRVVQVWFQNRRAKEKRLKKDAGRQRWGQYFRNMKRSRGTSKSDKDSIQEEGPDSDAEVSFTDEPSMSEMSHSNGIYSNLNEASPALGRQAGTNGSFTLDHSGIPAQDQYHDLRSTSPYGIPQSPASLQALPGHQPLITSLVYPDNGLGIMGQSGQGVPQPMRVLAGNGPSSDLSTGSSGGYPDFPASPASWLDEVDHAQF
- the LHX3 gene encoding LIM/homeobox protein Lhx3 isoform X2, translated to MQQIPLCAGCNQHIVDRFILKVLDRHWHSKCLKCSDCQTQLSEKCFSRGDGVYCKEDFFKRFGTKCAACQQGIPPTQVVRRAQDFVYHLHCFACIVCKRQLATGDEFYLMEDSRLVCKADYETAKQREAESTAKRPRTTITAKQLETLKNAYNNSPKPARHVREQLSSETGLDMRVVQVWFQNRRAKEKRLKKDAGRQRWGQYFRNMKRSRGTSKSDKDSIQEEGPDSDAEVSFTDEPSMSEMSHSNGIYSNLNEASPALGRQAGTNGSFTLDHSGIPAQDQYHDLRSTSPYGIPQSPASLQALPGHQPLITSLVYPDNGLGIMGQSGQGVPQPMRVLAGNGPSSDLSTGSSGGYPDFPASPASWLDEVDHAQF